A window from Pseudomonas sp. MRSN 12121 encodes these proteins:
- a CDS encoding helicase HerA-like domain-containing protein — MPDSSQLVIGADLSGQPIAQAMRLANRHGLVAGATGTGKTVTLQRLAEAFSDAGVAVFAADIKGDLCGLGAAGNPQGKIAERIAGMPWLNHQPQAYPVTLWDIHGQSGHPLRTTLSEMGPLLLGSLLELTDSQQSALYAAFKVADREGLLLLDLKDLKALLNHLKDNPQLLGDDAALMTTGSSQALLRRLATLEQQGAEALFGEPALQLEDILQPASDGRGRIHLLDASRLVHEAPKVYATFLLWLLAELFEQLPERGDAEKPLLALFFDEAHLLFTGTPKALQDRLEQVVRLIRSKGVGVYFVTQSPGDLPDDVLAQLGLRIQHGLRAFTAKEQKSLRAVADGFRPNPAFDTLSVLTELGIGEALVGTLQEKGTPEMVQRVLVAPPQSRIGPLTEAERQALISSSPLAGRYDKPIDRESAYEVLMGRKELAPQAEAAPGKPAAEEPSFTDRAGEFLGTAAGQALKSAMRQAANQLGRQLVRGLMGSLLGGSKRR, encoded by the coding sequence ATGCCGGATTCATCGCAACTCGTTATCGGCGCCGATCTCTCGGGGCAACCGATCGCCCAGGCCATGCGCCTGGCAAACCGTCACGGGCTGGTGGCAGGCGCCACCGGGACAGGGAAAACCGTCACCTTGCAACGACTGGCGGAAGCCTTCAGCGATGCCGGTGTCGCGGTGTTCGCCGCGGATATCAAGGGTGATTTGTGTGGCCTGGGCGCCGCGGGCAACCCGCAAGGCAAGATCGCCGAGCGCATCGCCGGGATGCCCTGGCTGAATCACCAGCCCCAGGCCTATCCGGTCACGCTGTGGGACATCCACGGACAGTCCGGTCACCCGCTGCGCACCACGCTGAGCGAGATGGGTCCGCTTCTGCTGGGCAGCTTGCTGGAACTGACCGACAGCCAGCAGTCGGCCCTGTACGCGGCTTTCAAGGTGGCCGACCGCGAAGGTTTGCTGCTGCTCGACCTGAAAGACCTCAAGGCGTTGCTCAATCACCTCAAGGACAACCCGCAACTGCTGGGCGATGACGCCGCGCTGATGACCACCGGTTCCAGCCAGGCGCTGTTGCGCCGCCTGGCCACGCTGGAGCAGCAGGGCGCTGAAGCCCTGTTCGGCGAGCCGGCCCTGCAACTGGAAGACATCCTGCAGCCGGCCAGCGACGGCCGCGGACGCATCCACCTGCTCGACGCCAGCCGTCTGGTGCACGAGGCGCCCAAGGTCTATGCGACCTTCCTGCTGTGGCTGCTGGCCGAGCTGTTCGAACAATTGCCGGAGCGTGGCGATGCGGAAAAACCGCTGCTGGCGCTGTTCTTCGACGAAGCCCACCTGTTGTTCACGGGTACGCCCAAGGCGTTGCAGGATCGCCTGGAACAGGTCGTGCGGCTGATTCGTTCCAAGGGCGTGGGGGTGTACTTCGTCACCCAGTCGCCGGGCGACCTGCCGGACGACGTCCTGGCGCAACTGGGGCTGCGCATCCAGCACGGCTTGCGGGCCTTTACCGCCAAGGAGCAGAAATCCTTGCGCGCCGTGGCGGACGGTTTCCGGCCGAACCCGGCCTTCGACACCCTGTCGGTGCTGACCGAGCTGGGGATCGGCGAGGCGCTGGTCGGCACCCTGCAGGAAAAAGGCACGCCGGAGATGGTCCAGCGCGTACTGGTGGCGCCGCCGCAATCGCGTATCGGGCCGCTCACCGAGGCGGAGCGCCAGGCACTGATCAGCAGTTCGCCCCTGGCCGGTCGCTACGACAAGCCGATCGACCGCGAGTCGGCCTATGAAGTGCTGATGGGACGCAAGGAGCTGGCACCGCAGGCCGAGGCTGCGCCAGGCAAGCCGGCTGCCGAGGAACCGAGCTTTACCGACCGGGCCGGCGAGTTTCTCGGGACTGCCGCAGGGCAAGCCCTGAAGTCGGCCATGCGCCAGGCCGCCAATCAATTGGGGCGGCAGCTGGTGCGCGGCCTGATGGGGTCTTTGCTGGGTGGCAGCAAGCGCCGCTGA